The Glycine max cultivar Williams 82 chromosome 12, Glycine_max_v4.0, whole genome shotgun sequence genome window below encodes:
- the LOC100817877 gene encoding scarecrow-like protein 21 isoform X1 yields the protein MDSQQLFSFGGVTSAGLPYMSSFPTVPSLPNSLLRSLKYDTGNSPNSPFSTYFDSDTLSALSDGQEQYSPGEILSGVSSSLETNHYMYNRSISTLDSFPLYSDRNSLLQNASSNQKIQHALLELETALMAPDDDQVTTPNTLAERHRSWNNENHVSQHNTQAQPSYATGNRQSSEVVHVEKRQKLMEEEATLEAFPPNNLKQLLIACAKALSENNMNDFDQLVGRAKDAVSINGEPIQRLGAYMVEGLVARTQASGNSIYHALRCKEPEGDELLTYMQLLFEICPYLKFGYMAANGAIAEACRNEDRIHIIDFQIAQGTQWMTLLQALAARPGGAPHVRITGIDDPVSKYARGDGPEVVGKRLALMSEKFGIPVEFHGVPVFAPDVTREMLDIRPGEALAVNFPLQLHHTADESVHVSNPRDGLLRLVRSLSPKVTTLVEQESNTNTTPFFNRFIETLDYYLAIFESIDVTLPRDSKERINVEQHCLARDIVNIIACEGKERVERHELFGKWKSRLKMAGFQQCPLSSYVNSVIRSLLRCYSEHYTLVEKDGAMLLGWKDRNLISASAWHC from the coding sequence ATGGATTCACAACAGCTCTTCAGTTTCGGTGGTGTTACTAGTGCAGGATTACCTTACATGTCTTCTTTTCCCACTGTTCCATCGCTACCCAACAGTCTACTTAGATCCTTGAAATATGACACAGGAAACTCACCTAATTCACCCTTTTCCACTTATTTTGATTCTGATACTCTTTCAGCATTGAGTGACGGCCAGGAGCAATACAGCCCAGGAGAAATCCTCTCTGGTGTCAGCTCTTCACTGGAAACCAACCATTATATGTATAATAGATCAATCTCCACTTTGGACAGTTTCCCATTATATTCTGATCGGAACTCTCTTCTACAGAATGCGAGTTCTAATCAGAAAATCCAACATGCTTTGCTGGAGCTAGAAACTGCTTTGATGGCCCCGGATGACGATCAAGTTACCACACCGAATACATTGGCCGAGAGACACAGGTCCTGGAACAATGAGAACCATGTGTCACAACATAATACTCAAGCTCAGCCATCATATGCTACCGGCAATAGGCAGTCAAGTGAAGTTGTGCATGTAGAGAAACGGCAAAAGTTgatggaagaagaagcaacactGGAAGCTTTCCCACCAAACAATTTGAAGCAATTGCTGATTGCATGTGCCAAAGCCCTGTCTGAAAACAACATGAATGATTTTGATCAATTGGTAGGAAGGGCTAAAGATGCTGTGTCCATCAATGGGGAGCCAATCCAGCGGCTTGGTGCTTACATGGTAGAAGGGCTTGTTGCAAGGACGCAAGCATCGGGGAATAGCATCTATCATGCCCTTAGGTGCAAAGAGCCTGAGGGTGATGAATTGCTCACTTACATGCAACTGCTGTTCGAAATCTGCCCCTACTTAAAATTTGGTTACATGGCTGCCAATGGAGCCATCGCGGAAGCGTGCAGAAACGAGGATCGCATACACATCATAGACTTCCAAATTGCTCAGGGAACTCAATGGATGACTCTTCTTCAAGCGCTTGCCGCAAGACCTGGCGGTGCTCCCCATGTGCGGATCACAGGGATTGATGATCCTGTTTCCAAATATGCTCGTGGCGACGGACCAGAAGTTGTTGGCAAAAGGTTGGCCTTGATGTCTGAGAAATTTGGCATCCCAGTTGAGTTTCATGGGGTGCCAGTTTTTGCTCCAGATGTGACAAGGGAAATGCTTGATATCAGGCCAGGAGAGGCCTTGGCTGTGAACTTCCCCTTGCAACTCCATCACACAGCTGATGAGAGTGTTCATGTGAGCAACCCAAGGGATGGACTTTTGAGATTGGTAAGGTCACTTTCTCCCAAGGTGACCACATTGGTGGAGCAGGaatcaaacacaaacacaacccCTTTCTTCAACAGGTTCATTGAAACCTTGGATTACTACTTGGCAATCTTTGAGTCCATTGATGTCACCCTCCCAAGAGACAGCAAGGAGAGGATTAATGTGGAGCAACATTGTCTGGCCAGGGATATTGTCAATATCATTGCTTGTGAAGGCAAGGAaagggttgagagacatgaacTGTTCGGCAAGTGGAAGTCAAGGTTAAAGATGGCCGGCTTCCAGCAATGTCCTTTGAGTTCTTATGTGAATTCTGTGATAAGAAGCCTTCTGAGGTGCTATTCAGAACACTATACACTGGTGGAGAAGGATGGAGCCATGTTGTTAGGGTGGAAGGACAGAAATTTGATATCAGCTTCAGCCTGGCATTGCTAA
- the LOC100817877 gene encoding chitin-inducible gibberellin-responsive protein 1 isoform X2 yields the protein MYNRSISTLDSFPLYSDRNSLLQNASSNQKIQHALLELETALMAPDDDQVTTPNTLAERHRSWNNENHVSQHNTQAQPSYATGNRQSSEVVHVEKRQKLMEEEATLEAFPPNNLKQLLIACAKALSENNMNDFDQLVGRAKDAVSINGEPIQRLGAYMVEGLVARTQASGNSIYHALRCKEPEGDELLTYMQLLFEICPYLKFGYMAANGAIAEACRNEDRIHIIDFQIAQGTQWMTLLQALAARPGGAPHVRITGIDDPVSKYARGDGPEVVGKRLALMSEKFGIPVEFHGVPVFAPDVTREMLDIRPGEALAVNFPLQLHHTADESVHVSNPRDGLLRLVRSLSPKVTTLVEQESNTNTTPFFNRFIETLDYYLAIFESIDVTLPRDSKERINVEQHCLARDIVNIIACEGKERVERHELFGKWKSRLKMAGFQQCPLSSYVNSVIRSLLRCYSEHYTLVEKDGAMLLGWKDRNLISASAWHC from the coding sequence ATGTATAATAGATCAATCTCCACTTTGGACAGTTTCCCATTATATTCTGATCGGAACTCTCTTCTACAGAATGCGAGTTCTAATCAGAAAATCCAACATGCTTTGCTGGAGCTAGAAACTGCTTTGATGGCCCCGGATGACGATCAAGTTACCACACCGAATACATTGGCCGAGAGACACAGGTCCTGGAACAATGAGAACCATGTGTCACAACATAATACTCAAGCTCAGCCATCATATGCTACCGGCAATAGGCAGTCAAGTGAAGTTGTGCATGTAGAGAAACGGCAAAAGTTgatggaagaagaagcaacactGGAAGCTTTCCCACCAAACAATTTGAAGCAATTGCTGATTGCATGTGCCAAAGCCCTGTCTGAAAACAACATGAATGATTTTGATCAATTGGTAGGAAGGGCTAAAGATGCTGTGTCCATCAATGGGGAGCCAATCCAGCGGCTTGGTGCTTACATGGTAGAAGGGCTTGTTGCAAGGACGCAAGCATCGGGGAATAGCATCTATCATGCCCTTAGGTGCAAAGAGCCTGAGGGTGATGAATTGCTCACTTACATGCAACTGCTGTTCGAAATCTGCCCCTACTTAAAATTTGGTTACATGGCTGCCAATGGAGCCATCGCGGAAGCGTGCAGAAACGAGGATCGCATACACATCATAGACTTCCAAATTGCTCAGGGAACTCAATGGATGACTCTTCTTCAAGCGCTTGCCGCAAGACCTGGCGGTGCTCCCCATGTGCGGATCACAGGGATTGATGATCCTGTTTCCAAATATGCTCGTGGCGACGGACCAGAAGTTGTTGGCAAAAGGTTGGCCTTGATGTCTGAGAAATTTGGCATCCCAGTTGAGTTTCATGGGGTGCCAGTTTTTGCTCCAGATGTGACAAGGGAAATGCTTGATATCAGGCCAGGAGAGGCCTTGGCTGTGAACTTCCCCTTGCAACTCCATCACACAGCTGATGAGAGTGTTCATGTGAGCAACCCAAGGGATGGACTTTTGAGATTGGTAAGGTCACTTTCTCCCAAGGTGACCACATTGGTGGAGCAGGaatcaaacacaaacacaacccCTTTCTTCAACAGGTTCATTGAAACCTTGGATTACTACTTGGCAATCTTTGAGTCCATTGATGTCACCCTCCCAAGAGACAGCAAGGAGAGGATTAATGTGGAGCAACATTGTCTGGCCAGGGATATTGTCAATATCATTGCTTGTGAAGGCAAGGAaagggttgagagacatgaacTGTTCGGCAAGTGGAAGTCAAGGTTAAAGATGGCCGGCTTCCAGCAATGTCCTTTGAGTTCTTATGTGAATTCTGTGATAAGAAGCCTTCTGAGGTGCTATTCAGAACACTATACACTGGTGGAGAAGGATGGAGCCATGTTGTTAGGGTGGAAGGACAGAAATTTGATATCAGCTTCAGCCTGGCATTGCTAA